In the genome of Ignavibacteriales bacterium, one region contains:
- a CDS encoding T9SS type A sorting domain-containing protein: protein MLKNIFLFLTLLLCLGSSSAQTFIGKLNPFPETQSSVAADDTIKILAVMVSFLDDRDAATFGTGKFGSIYSQDYGSTIIDPLPHDKNYFLNHLLFVKNYYSKISGGQTVIDYTVLGDTFSVSKTMRNYSPDPNSDNFAPIGEFSKEVWHLADSLNPGFDFSAYDIFLIFHAGVGRDISLPGSIGNERDLPSLYLSSNALKDIYGESFVGFPVSGGAYHITNSMIIPETESREIETITGKFLFEISINGLIAASVASHLGLPDLFDTNTGLSAIGRFGLMDGQSIFAYNGLFPPEPSAWEKIFLSEKLNWNIPVAELTPGNYDIILVTKIAAGLNDTTILKVPLNSSEYYLLENRNRDARSDGSTVTYVSQGNTITRTFLKDTTGFYSFDIDSLEGVVVDVDEFDWAVPGNGIIIWHIDENVIEEKIAENKVNTDKNKRGVDVEEADGVQDIGERFFTIFGDEVIGEGEPEDLWYASNSSFLFKNRFDKSSNPNTKSNSGANSLISISGFSNIGNRMSFKVAYGDSIIKPVFSIEVPTTSKKNNLSSYQSGSTKGFLLKTDSTLLIIDEQGNISSEQFSFISELKPASITYAGITFQPVDSILRMLVNGVDIDRFKILSSGKITCDPIIPNYDASSSNFPFIVFGSENGEVQVYFFGDLGFPPEKYYTIEGEENYYIHKIAANDTIFSFISLPDPDVIFIDGPVYIFQDNSGNRIQFSNEKPIDLAMTKDKQGDYISVVLTNQNTFYVIKGSSIIHSFRVSAVENINSFILTDLKRNGENYIVFANGNKIEARNLSGSLADNFPFEDPLNIGFEGTPLSADFDNDNNAEIIAFTKDGRIFAFDGGTGNVINGFPLSTGAELISTPVLYRDGDKISIAALDARNNFTAWNISPAAGTLYWSEKNGNSYNSAFVDAAESQNFVNTFFPKEKAYNYPNPVYENETQIRYYVSEDSKINIKIFDLAGDFVAELNDDARGGFDNETTWNVSGIQSGVYLARIEASPVSGKSESNIIKIAVVK from the coding sequence ATGCTTAAAAATATTTTTCTATTCCTCACATTGCTTTTATGTTTGGGCAGTTCATCTGCCCAAACTTTTATCGGCAAACTAAATCCTTTCCCGGAAACACAATCATCAGTAGCTGCAGATGATACAATAAAAATTCTTGCTGTGATGGTAAGTTTTCTTGATGATCGTGATGCAGCAACATTCGGGACCGGAAAGTTTGGCAGTATTTATTCTCAGGATTATGGTAGTACCATAATTGATCCGCTTCCGCATGACAAAAACTATTTCCTAAATCACTTACTGTTTGTTAAAAATTATTATTCCAAAATTTCCGGTGGACAGACAGTTATAGATTACACTGTACTTGGTGATACTTTTTCTGTTTCAAAAACGATGAGGAATTATTCACCTGATCCAAATTCAGATAACTTTGCACCCATAGGAGAATTTTCAAAAGAAGTATGGCACCTGGCGGATTCACTTAATCCAGGATTTGATTTCAGTGCTTACGACATATTTTTAATTTTCCACGCGGGAGTTGGAAGAGATATTTCTCTTCCCGGCAGCATAGGTAATGAACGAGATCTGCCATCACTTTATCTAAGTTCCAACGCTTTGAAAGATATCTACGGTGAAAGTTTTGTGGGATTCCCTGTTAGCGGCGGCGCTTACCACATAACAAATTCGATGATAATCCCCGAAACTGAAAGCAGGGAAATCGAAACCATAACCGGAAAATTTTTATTTGAGATTTCAATTAACGGACTCATAGCTGCAAGTGTAGCGAGTCACCTTGGGTTACCGGATTTGTTTGATACAAACACAGGTCTCAGTGCTATCGGCAGATTTGGTTTGATGGATGGTCAGTCAATCTTTGCTTACAATGGTTTGTTCCCGCCTGAACCTTCAGCATGGGAAAAAATATTTCTATCTGAAAAGCTGAACTGGAATATTCCTGTTGCGGAGTTAACTCCGGGTAATTATGATATCATCCTTGTTACAAAAATAGCTGCCGGATTAAACGATACCACAATTCTTAAAGTGCCTCTGAACTCATCGGAATATTATCTGCTTGAGAACAGGAATCGCGATGCAAGAAGTGATGGCTCAACGGTTACTTATGTCAGCCAGGGTAACACCATAACAAGAACATTTTTAAAAGACACAACAGGCTTTTACAGTTTTGATATTGATTCTCTTGAAGGCGTGGTTGTTGATGTGGATGAATTTGATTGGGCTGTACCCGGAAACGGTATAATCATCTGGCATATTGATGAAAATGTGATTGAAGAAAAAATTGCTGAGAACAAAGTAAATACAGATAAGAATAAACGCGGTGTTGATGTTGAAGAAGCAGACGGGGTTCAGGATATCGGCGAAAGATTTTTTACAATTTTTGGTGATGAAGTAATTGGCGAAGGCGAGCCGGAAGATCTTTGGTATGCTTCCAATAGTTCATTTCTCTTTAAGAACAGGTTTGATAAAAGTTCTAATCCGAATACAAAATCAAATTCAGGAGCTAACAGTCTTATTAGTATTTCAGGATTCTCAAACATCGGCAACAGGATGAGTTTTAAAGTTGCGTACGGGGATTCAATTATAAAGCCCGTTTTCAGTATTGAAGTTCCGACTACATCTAAAAAAAATAACTTAAGTAGTTACCAGTCAGGGAGCACAAAAGGATTTTTACTTAAGACAGACTCAACCTTATTGATAATAGATGAACAAGGAAATATTTCCTCTGAACAATTTTCATTTATTTCAGAATTAAAACCTGCTTCTATTACTTATGCTGGTATAACCTTTCAGCCAGTTGACTCTATACTAAGAATGTTAGTAAATGGTGTAGATATTGACAGGTTTAAAATATTGAGTAGCGGGAAAATTACCTGTGACCCGATTATTCCAAATTATGATGCAAGTTCTAGCAATTTCCCTTTTATCGTATTTGGTTCAGAGAATGGGGAAGTGCAGGTTTATTTCTTTGGTGATTTAGGTTTCCCCCCAGAGAAATATTATACAATCGAAGGAGAAGAAAACTATTATATCCATAAGATAGCTGCTAATGATACCATATTTTCTTTCATTTCTTTGCCTGATCCCGATGTGATTTTTATTGATGGTCCTGTTTATATATTTCAGGATAATAGTGGAAACAGGATTCAGTTTAGTAATGAAAAGCCAATTGATCTTGCTATGACAAAGGATAAACAGGGAGATTATATTTCTGTTGTATTAACAAACCAAAATACTTTTTATGTTATAAAAGGTTCTTCGATCATTCATTCTTTCAGGGTGAGTGCGGTTGAAAATATTAATTCATTCATTCTTACCGACTTAAAAAGAAACGGCGAGAACTATATTGTCTTCGCTAACGGAAATAAAATTGAAGCAAGAAATTTATCAGGCTCACTTGCGGATAATTTTCCCTTTGAAGATCCGCTTAATATAGGATTTGAAGGAACACCTCTTTCTGCAGACTTTGATAACGATAACAATGCTGAAATAATTGCGTTTACAAAAGACGGCAGAATTTTTGCATTTGACGGCGGAACAGGCAATGTTATAAACGGATTTCCACTCTCAACCGGAGCTGAATTAATTTCAACACCGGTTCTTTACCGGGATGGTGATAAAATTTCCATCGCTGCATTAGACGCAAGAAATAATTTTACAGCATGGAACATCAGCCCTGCGGCAGGAACTCTATACTGGAGTGAAAAGAACGGCAACAGTTATAACTCAGCTTTTGTTGATGCGGCTGAATCACAGAATTTTGTTAATACATTTTTCCCGAAAGAGAAAGCATATAATTATCCCAACCCGGTTTATGAAAATGAAACTCAGATAAGATACTACGTCTCTGAGGATTCAAAAATAAATATCAAGATTTTTGATCTTGCCGGTGACTTTGTCGCTGAATTAAATGATGATGCCAGAGGAGGATTCGATAATGAAACAACCTGGAATGTTTCAGGAATTCAGAGTGGTGTGTACCTTGCAAGAATTGAGGCAAGTCCGGTGAGCGGTAAATCTGAATCAAATATTATTAAGATTGCGGTTGTTAAATAA
- a CDS encoding PD40 domain-containing protein codes for MLKRIFILSIFFISCSKIYPQFTDFHPELNWFTIKGEYVDVHYHEGAERTARVVCKIADEVWEPITSLYQYEPERTHYIIKDIDDYSNGATYFFDNKIEIWTSALDFDLRGTHNWLRNVISHEFTHLVQIQASMKATRTLPAVFLQMLNYEDERRPDILYGFPNFIVSYPLATINMPAWFAEGTAQYMRKEFNYDNWDSHRDMILRSYVLDNNMLTWNQMGVFEKTSLGNESVYNSGFALTRYIAQKYGEDKLRRVSNALGSTFNFTFDAAFEDVIGKSGSELYEEWKEYLTKDYNERIKNVRDNLVTGDLIAETGFGNFYPVFSSDGKKIIYISNKNSDYFSPASVYLYDIESKTEKEIVSGVRSTISFMPGEKKILFAKITDDNPNWYNIHDLYIYDIEEDDEIRLTNNLRANQPSISNDGKNIVFLFQKDGTTNIGTVDSEGKNFKQLTFFNNGEQVYNPKFSPDDSYIVFDYSYHHTRDIVAVNIDGSNYRNIIATENDERNPVFHINGNLVYASDETGIYNIYSLNLMTGERRQFTNVTGGAFMPCVNANGDIVYSGYTSGGYKIFHLPVEKQDEVKSGMSYVRSSNPPLNEDQPYGDITSFNIERLKEFNDYETPDYEESKYSGAFSKLTFYPFLRYDNYNTSNKFFEKLKPGLYVSSSDMLNRYALFAGASINSRLERDLFLIFDYKNKLPLFFDIGLKPELSLELYNISRKANVDILFGADSTTNPPTYDLEIPTNVTYNLFEVDLVARHRIFNRAMNLEFRFIFSRYSAALGSFFIPNVGLYPTTDDTYLVGRNLQVKYTFDAIAPDRDSDINPVGASVDLTYNYEFNKFNDNGEYEVNDAGALVPQYNNFNFHKLELNSKLHFPLWASHTLTAQIRAASILGPVMPDFFDFYLGGLIGMKAYPFYAVSGNELGWLNLTYRMPLFRNIDSRVGHIYIDKVFLSVYGDIGNAWNGKIPELDTFKKGAGAELRVAMNSYYLFPTNLFVNASYGFDKVERTVRNETITYGKEWRFYGGILFGFDF; via the coding sequence ATGCTTAAACGAATATTTATTCTCTCGATCTTTTTTATTTCCTGTTCAAAAATCTATCCGCAGTTCACAGATTTTCATCCTGAACTGAACTGGTTTACCATAAAAGGCGAATACGTTGATGTTCATTATCACGAGGGAGCTGAAAGAACTGCAAGAGTCGTATGTAAAATAGCCGATGAAGTGTGGGAACCAATTACATCGCTTTATCAGTATGAACCGGAGAGAACACATTACATTATAAAAGATATTGATGATTACTCAAACGGCGCGACATATTTTTTTGATAACAAAATTGAAATATGGACAAGCGCATTAGACTTCGATCTGAGAGGTACTCATAACTGGCTGCGGAATGTTATATCACACGAGTTTACTCACCTGGTGCAGATACAGGCTTCGATGAAGGCTACAAGAACTTTACCCGCTGTATTTCTTCAGATGCTGAATTATGAGGATGAGAGAAGACCCGATATACTTTATGGCTTTCCTAATTTTATTGTTTCATATCCGCTTGCGACCATAAATATGCCTGCCTGGTTTGCTGAAGGAACTGCGCAGTATATGCGAAAAGAATTTAATTACGATAACTGGGATTCTCATCGTGATATGATCCTGAGATCATACGTACTAGATAACAATATGCTGACATGGAACCAGATGGGTGTGTTTGAAAAAACAAGTCTTGGTAATGAATCGGTTTATAATTCCGGTTTTGCACTTACCCGGTACATTGCACAAAAATATGGTGAGGATAAATTAAGACGCGTAAGCAATGCTCTGGGCAGTACATTTAATTTTACTTTTGATGCTGCATTCGAAGATGTTATAGGAAAATCAGGTAGCGAACTTTATGAAGAGTGGAAAGAATATCTAACAAAAGATTATAATGAACGAATAAAAAATGTTCGCGATAATTTAGTTACCGGAGATTTAATTGCTGAAACAGGTTTTGGAAATTTTTATCCGGTTTTTTCATCAGACGGCAAAAAAATAATTTATATATCTAACAAGAACTCAGACTACTTTTCTCCCGCATCAGTTTATCTTTATGATATTGAGAGTAAAACAGAAAAAGAAATTGTCAGCGGCGTAAGATCAACTATTAGTTTTATGCCGGGTGAGAAAAAAATTCTTTTTGCTAAAATTACAGATGATAACCCGAACTGGTATAATATTCACGATTTATATATTTATGATATTGAAGAAGATGATGAGATAAGACTGACCAATAATTTAAGGGCAAACCAGCCGTCCATTTCGAATGATGGAAAGAATATCGTATTCCTGTTTCAAAAAGACGGGACAACTAATATCGGCACAGTAGATTCCGAAGGAAAAAACTTTAAGCAGCTTACTTTCTTCAATAATGGTGAACAGGTTTACAACCCAAAATTTTCCCCCGATGATTCATATATAGTATTCGATTACTCATATCACCACACAAGAGATATAGTCGCAGTAAATATCGATGGATCAAATTACCGCAACATAATCGCAACCGAAAATGATGAACGCAATCCTGTCTTTCATATTAACGGCAACCTGGTTTACGCATCAGATGAAACGGGAATTTATAATATATACTCACTCAATCTTATGACCGGTGAAAGAAGACAATTTACAAATGTAACAGGCGGCGCTTTTATGCCGTGCGTTAATGCAAATGGAGATATAGTTTATTCCGGTTATACTTCAGGCGGATATAAAATTTTTCATCTGCCGGTTGAAAAACAGGATGAAGTAAAAAGTGGAATGAGTTATGTCCGATCATCTAATCCTCCGTTAAATGAGGATCAGCCTTATGGTGACATCACTTCCTTCAATATTGAAAGACTCAAAGAATTTAATGATTATGAAACTCCTGATTATGAAGAATCAAAATATTCCGGAGCTTTTTCTAAACTGACGTTCTATCCATTCCTGCGTTATGACAATTACAATACATCAAATAAGTTTTTCGAAAAGCTGAAACCCGGACTTTATGTATCATCAAGTGATATGTTAAACAGGTACGCGCTGTTTGCAGGCGCCTCAATAAACTCTCGTCTTGAAAGAGACCTGTTCCTTATTTTTGATTACAAAAATAAACTGCCCTTGTTTTTTGATATTGGTCTGAAACCCGAGTTGTCACTTGAGTTGTATAATATCAGCAGGAAGGCTAATGTAGATATATTGTTCGGAGCTGACTCAACCACTAACCCCCCGACTTACGATCTTGAAATACCGACTAATGTAACTTACAATCTTTTTGAAGTAGATCTTGTTGCTCGTCATCGTATATTCAATAGAGCAATGAATCTTGAATTCAGATTTATTTTTTCACGTTACTCAGCAGCATTAGGCAGCTTTTTTATACCGAATGTAGGATTGTACCCAACCACAGATGATACATATCTGGTGGGGAGAAATCTTCAGGTTAAATATACTTTTGATGCAATAGCTCCTGACCGTGACAGTGATATTAATCCTGTCGGTGCTTCTGTTGATCTGACTTATAATTATGAATTCAACAAGTTTAATGATAACGGGGAATACGAGGTTAACGATGCAGGTGCTTTAGTGCCGCAGTACAACAACTTCAACTTTCATAAACTCGAATTGAATTCTAAACTTCATTTTCCATTGTGGGCGAGTCACACTTTAACAGCACAGATAAGAGCCGCATCAATTCTTGGTCCTGTTATGCCTGACTTTTTTGATTTTTATCTCGGCGGCTTAATAGGAATGAAAGCATACCCGTTTTATGCAGTCAGCGGAAATGAACTTGGCTGGTTAAACCTTACCTACCGTATGCCTCTGTTCAGAAATATTGACAGCAGGGTCGGACATATTTATATCGATAAAGTTTTTCTTTCGGTTTATGGTGATATAGGTAATGCCTGGAACGGAAAAATTCCTGAGCTCGATACATTTAAAAAAGGTGCCGGAGCCGAACTTAGAGTTGCTATGAACTCATATTATTTATTCCCGACCAACTTATTTGTTAATGCCTCTTACGGTTTTGATAAAGTTGAACGAACCGTACGAAATGAAACTATAACCTACGGCAAAGAATGGCGATTTTACGGCGGTATTCTTTTCGGGTTCGATTTTTAA
- a CDS encoding phosphatase PAP2 family protein: MINKLLIILVISGSVVFPQTKSLTESLDKIQSSAIKGVTEGLSWHDLLLTGYMLSRNNIHIEDDDKLSVRPSSFESNIQDNIGRNGRVSVGSLDPNYFPNIIFYSRLAFTVGKNIFDPSSTDKDDYKHIFLFGKSILYTFAITDITKETIGRKRPDGSDTKSFFSGHTSTAFATSSFLYREIDDYLDSSPMTANNDVLRKSLKAISFLSLYGWAGYVGYSRMQDNKHYLSDVIVGAAVGTIISNVIYDFYLNEDAKILKNVNVGIVDRTPVISFRMDF; encoded by the coding sequence ATGATTAACAAATTATTAATCATTCTTGTCATATCAGGCTCAGTTGTATTTCCGCAAACAAAATCACTGACTGAGAGTCTTGATAAAATCCAGAGTTCAGCCATAAAAGGTGTAACTGAAGGTCTTAGCTGGCATGATCTACTGCTTACAGGATATATGCTGTCGAGGAATAACATTCATATTGAAGATGATGATAAACTTTCCGTAAGACCCTCTTCATTTGAATCAAACATTCAGGATAATATCGGAAGAAACGGAAGAGTTTCAGTTGGTAGTCTTGATCCGAACTACTTTCCAAATATTATTTTTTATTCACGATTAGCTTTTACAGTGGGTAAAAATATTTTTGATCCATCATCAACAGATAAAGATGACTACAAACATATTTTCCTTTTCGGAAAATCTATTCTTTACACATTTGCGATTACGGATATTACCAAAGAGACTATCGGAAGGAAACGCCCCGATGGTTCTGACACCAAAAGTTTTTTTAGCGGACATACTTCCACAGCATTTGCGACTTCATCTTTTCTTTACAGGGAAATAGATGACTATCTTGATTCATCTCCGATGACAGCTAATAATGATGTATTAAGAAAAAGCCTTAAAGCAATTTCTTTTCTTTCTCTTTACGGATGGGCTGGATATGTCGGCTATTCACGAATGCAGGACAACAAACATTATCTCAGTGATGTGATTGTTGGTGCGGCAGTAGGCACAATCATTTCAAATGTTATATATGATTTTTACCTTAATGAAGACGCGAAGATTTTAAAGAATGTTAATGTAGGTATCGTTGATAGAACCCCCGTTATTTCTTTCCGAATGGACTTTTAA
- the porV gene encoding type IX secretion system outer membrane channel protein PorV, with protein MKIVIRLLFISLMFFGMYSTNYAQGEAAVPFLLLAPDSRAGGIGESGAGLADNSAAIFWNPAGIAFLSGTEVSITHSNWLPQFQLDLFYDYLSYRQYFEELDGSVTASITYMNFGEFVRTSADGPTPIGTFRSFDAALTLGYATKLHPDWGIGFNFRLIHSRLSDQPTENEQGKGVATSVSFDVGAMWRPEELVLPLVDEDIGGKFSLGMNLSNLGPKIYYIDRAQADPIPTNFRLGFAYKILDDEYNSLIYTLDFSKLLVSKTPTDTIYSSVPGDTSFTVVKGSSKEFYEALFTAWGDKPISEELRDIVTSMGLEYWYGSPGEFLFALRTGFFYEDPSYGNRKFMTFGAGIRYDIYGFDFSYITTSVFAGGENHPLSDTLRFTVLIGWGAVPESTRGLPRGI; from the coding sequence ATGAAAATAGTCATAAGGCTTTTATTTATCAGCCTGATGTTTTTTGGAATGTACAGTACAAACTATGCGCAAGGCGAAGCTGCTGTTCCGTTTCTGCTTCTTGCACCGGACTCACGTGCCGGTGGTATCGGTGAATCAGGCGCCGGTTTGGCTGATAATTCCGCTGCAATATTCTGGAATCCGGCTGGTATAGCCTTTCTAAGTGGTACCGAGGTCAGCATTACTCACAGTAACTGGTTGCCTCAGTTCCAACTCGATTTGTTTTATGATTACCTCTCATACCGCCAGTATTTTGAGGAATTAGATGGAAGTGTTACAGCAAGTATTACCTATATGAACTTCGGTGAATTTGTTCGTACAAGTGCTGATGGTCCTACACCAATAGGAACTTTCAGATCATTTGATGCGGCACTTACATTGGGTTATGCAACAAAGTTACATCCCGATTGGGGCATTGGTTTTAACTTTAGATTAATCCATAGCCGTTTATCAGATCAACCGACTGAGAACGAGCAGGGAAAAGGCGTTGCAACATCTGTAAGTTTTGATGTTGGTGCTATGTGGAGACCGGAGGAATTGGTACTTCCATTAGTTGATGAAGACATTGGCGGTAAATTCAGTCTAGGTATGAATCTCAGTAACCTTGGTCCAAAGATCTATTATATAGATAGGGCACAGGCTGATCCGATTCCAACAAATTTCAGGTTAGGTTTTGCATATAAAATTCTTGATGATGAATATAACTCACTCATTTACACTCTTGATTTCAGTAAACTCCTTGTAAGCAAAACTCCGACAGATACTATTTATTCATCTGTACCCGGAGATACGAGTTTTACTGTAGTTAAAGGTTCATCAAAAGAATTTTATGAAGCACTTTTCACTGCGTGGGGAGATAAACCTATCAGCGAAGAGTTGAGAGATATAGTTACCTCAATGGGACTTGAATACTGGTACGGTAGTCCCGGTGAATTTTTATTCGCATTAAGAACAGGATTTTTCTATGAAGATCCTTCATACGGAAACAGAAAGTTTATGACCTTCGGTGCGGGTATACGCTATGATATTTATGGATTTGATTTCAGTTATATAACTACATCTGTATTTGCAGGCGGAGAAAATCATCCGCTGTCAGATACACTTCGTTTTACAGTTTTAATCGGATGGGGCGCTGTTCCTGAAAGTACGAGAGGACTGCCCAGAGGAATTTAA